Proteins encoded by one window of Rubrobacter indicoceani:
- a CDS encoding amidohydrolase, with protein sequence MKRLFTNTTILTMTDDAVLRNASLVVDGTTISYVGTNPPQDHYDETVDCSGRLLMPGLVNTHGHAAMTLLRGYGNDLPLQTWLQEKMWPMEARFGPEQVRWGTSLAVVEMLKGGTTCFADMYDRMDEVAKVVEESGIRASLCRGVIGFGPEEEKSAKLAEAVRFAGDWNGAASGRVTTMLGPHAPYTCPPDFIEKFVEASGELDLPISIHMSETTFEVEQNIKDYGKRPVEHLLNLGVFDRPAIVAHAVHLTDGEIAVLAECDAKVSHNPGSNLKLGSGIARIPEMLSAGMRPSLGTDGAASNNNLDMFEEVRLAALIHKGNSLDPLAVPATEALKMGTVYGAEGLFLSESVGTLAVGKKADFIALDLSRPHLHPQGDLNDLVSHVAYSAICSDVRDVYIDGEQVVRDGVCTNLDEEEVVAKANAAWAKISG encoded by the coding sequence ATGAAACGCCTCTTCACCAACACCACCATCCTCACCATGACGGACGATGCCGTTCTCAGGAACGCCTCGCTCGTCGTAGACGGCACGACTATTTCGTACGTTGGCACGAATCCGCCACAGGATCACTACGACGAGACGGTGGATTGCTCCGGCAGACTCCTCATGCCCGGCCTTGTAAACACCCACGGCCACGCGGCGATGACGCTCTTGCGCGGCTACGGCAACGACCTTCCCCTTCAGACGTGGCTTCAGGAGAAGATGTGGCCGATGGAGGCGAGGTTCGGCCCGGAGCAGGTTCGCTGGGGGACGTCCCTTGCGGTCGTGGAGATGCTCAAGGGCGGCACGACCTGCTTTGCGGATATGTACGACCGGATGGACGAGGTGGCGAAGGTCGTCGAGGAATCGGGGATACGGGCGAGCCTGTGCCGGGGCGTTATAGGCTTCGGCCCCGAAGAGGAGAAGTCGGCGAAGCTCGCGGAGGCGGTTCGGTTCGCCGGGGACTGGAACGGTGCGGCGAGCGGCCGCGTCACAACGATGCTCGGACCGCACGCCCCCTACACCTGCCCGCCGGATTTCATCGAAAAGTTCGTTGAAGCATCGGGAGAACTCGACCTCCCCATCAGCATCCACATGTCGGAGACCACCTTCGAGGTCGAGCAGAATATAAAGGACTACGGCAAGCGTCCGGTCGAGCATCTGCTGAACCTCGGGGTTTTCGACCGTCCGGCCATCGTAGCTCACGCCGTGCATCTGACCGACGGGGAGATAGCGGTTCTGGCAGAGTGCGACGCGAAGGTATCTCACAACCCCGGCTCGAACCTGAAGCTCGGGAGCGGCATAGCCCGGATACCGGAGATGCTCTCGGCCGGGATGCGCCCCTCCCTCGGAACGGATGGCGCCGCGTCCAACAACAACCTCGATATGTTCGAGGAGGTGCGGCTGGCCGCGCTTATCCACAAGGGGAACTCCCTTGACCCGCTTGCGGTTCCGGCGACCGAGGCCCTCAAGATGGGGACGGTCTACGGTGCGGAAGGTCTGTTTCTCTCGGAATCCGTCGGAACCCTCGCGGTCGGTAAAAAGGCGGACTTTATCGCGCTTGATCTCTCGCGTCCGCACCTGCATCCGCAGGGCGACCTCAACGATCTTGTCTCACACGTGGCGTATTCGGCCATCTGCTCGGACGTTCGGGACGTTTACATAGACGGTGAGCAGGTAGTGCGCGACGGGGTATGCACGAACCTGGACGAAGAGGAAGTGGTAGCGAAGGCAAACGCAGCGTGGGCGAAGATCTCGGGCTGA
- a CDS encoding NAD-dependent succinate-semialdehyde dehydrogenase: protein MAIATTNPATGEEVKTFDALTDAEIERKVQRAADTFREWRKTTFEERREKMLRVAEILEAEADELGRTATLEMGKTYVSAVAEVQKCAKGCRFYAENAGKFLADERLEELQQEGATAYVRYEPLGPTLEIMPWNFPYWQVFRHAAPGLMAGNVALLKHASNVPQVALAIEDVFHRAGFPEGAFQTLLIGSDKIKALIEDDRIRAATLTGSEPAGRMVGSQAGANVKPSVLELGGSDPFIVMPSADLDRAVETAVASRTLNNGQSCVNAKRIIVHDDIADEFIPRFVEKMEALVVGDPMEKSTEVGPLSSAQGLEDVAGQVKNLVDSGAKLLTGGERIDGPGYYYRPTVISEIPADAPARREEIFGPVAAVYRVSSIDEAIEVANDSPFGLSSSAWTTDDGERERFVREIEAGMVYINKMTESTPEVPFGGAKNSGYGRELSRFGIQEFTNQKLVWLQEA from the coding sequence ATGGCGATAGCTACGACAAACCCGGCGACGGGCGAGGAAGTAAAGACCTTCGACGCGCTGACCGATGCGGAGATCGAGAGAAAAGTACAGCGCGCCGCCGATACCTTCAGGGAATGGCGCAAGACGACCTTTGAGGAGCGCCGGGAGAAGATGCTCCGGGTAGCGGAGATCCTTGAAGCCGAAGCCGACGAACTCGGCAGGACCGCGACGCTTGAGATGGGGAAGACCTACGTCTCGGCGGTCGCGGAGGTTCAGAAGTGCGCGAAGGGCTGCCGCTTCTACGCCGAGAACGCCGGGAAATTCCTTGCCGACGAGAGGCTCGAGGAGCTGCAGCAGGAGGGTGCAACGGCCTACGTGCGGTACGAGCCGCTCGGTCCGACGCTTGAGATAATGCCGTGGAACTTTCCGTACTGGCAGGTTTTCCGGCACGCCGCGCCGGGGCTGATGGCCGGAAACGTCGCGCTGCTCAAGCACGCCTCGAACGTCCCGCAGGTCGCGCTTGCCATCGAGGACGTCTTTCATCGGGCCGGGTTTCCGGAGGGTGCTTTCCAGACGCTCCTGATCGGGTCGGACAAGATCAAGGCCCTTATAGAAGACGACCGCATTCGTGCGGCGACCCTGACCGGGAGCGAACCGGCCGGGCGCATGGTCGGATCTCAGGCCGGGGCGAACGTCAAGCCGAGCGTGCTGGAACTCGGTGGCAGCGACCCGTTTATCGTTATGCCGTCCGCGGACCTGGACAGGGCGGTGGAGACCGCCGTTGCGTCGAGGACGCTCAACAACGGTCAGTCGTGCGTGAACGCAAAGCGGATAATCGTCCACGACGATATCGCAGACGAGTTTATCCCGCGCTTCGTGGAGAAGATGGAGGCACTCGTGGTCGGCGACCCGATGGAGAAGTCCACCGAGGTCGGGCCGCTCTCTTCTGCGCAGGGCCTGGAGGACGTGGCCGGACAGGTGAAGAACCTTGTGGACTCGGGTGCAAAGCTCCTGACGGGCGGCGAGCGGATAGACGGTCCCGGCTACTACTACCGTCCGACCGTGATCTCGGAGATCCCCGCCGATGCTCCGGCTCGCAGGGAGGAAATCTTCGGCCCGGTGGCCGCCGTCTACCGCGTTTCCTCGATAGACGAGGCTATAGAGGTGGCGAACGACTCGCCGTTCGGCCTCTCATCGAGCGCGTGGACGACCGACGACGGTGAGCGTGAGCGGTTTGTCAGGGAGATCGAAGCCGGCATGGTCTACATCAACAAGATGACCGAGTCCACCCCGGAGGTTCCGTTCGGCGGGGCAAAGAACTCCGGCTACGGACGCGAGCTCTCACGGTTCGGTATTCAGGAGTTCACAAACCAGAAGCTGGTCTGGCTGCAGGAGGCCTGA
- the queG gene encoding tRNA epoxyqueuosine(34) reductase QueG: MNQPSPRQARRAILRLADAAGFDLAGVTGAEPLSRGAKRLKKWQDAGMSADMGYMQRPVELLSNPKKLQKTARSVVSLGVSYYPGDYPEVAEDSGLGKVARYAWGRDYHTVIKERLMELRRDLESELETKVRARAFTDAVPLLERSAAERSGLGFFGRNSCIISREVGSFFFIADLIIDLDVEPDRPGSGTCGKCSRCMDACPTGAIKAPGVVDARLCISYLTIENRGEIPVDLRARIGDRAFGCDICQEVCPYNKTKARMSRWPEFSAEAGAGPYLDLQEILALRTKKEFDRRFSGSAITRPGRAGLVRNCCVVAGNLRLEHLLPSLVECLVEDESSVVRGHAAWAVGEVGGAAALLALKTASGSETDPSVLEEVRAAIFRISG, from the coding sequence GTGAACCAGCCCTCCCCGAGACAGGCTCGCCGGGCGATCCTCCGGCTCGCGGACGCTGCGGGCTTTGACCTTGCGGGCGTTACAGGCGCGGAGCCGCTGAGCCGTGGAGCAAAACGCCTGAAGAAGTGGCAGGACGCGGGGATGTCCGCCGACATGGGCTATATGCAGCGTCCCGTCGAGCTGCTCTCCAACCCGAAAAAGCTTCAGAAAACTGCCCGCAGCGTCGTTTCTCTGGGCGTCTCGTACTACCCGGGCGACTACCCGGAGGTTGCAGAGGATTCCGGCCTCGGAAAGGTGGCGCGGTATGCGTGGGGTCGGGATTACCACACCGTTATCAAGGAGCGTCTGATGGAGCTTCGGCGAGACCTTGAATCGGAGCTTGAGACAAAGGTCAGGGCGCGGGCGTTTACGGACGCTGTGCCGCTTCTGGAGCGCTCGGCTGCGGAGCGGTCGGGGCTGGGGTTCTTTGGGCGCAACTCGTGCATCATCAGCCGGGAGGTCGGGTCGTTTTTCTTTATCGCCGACCTCATCATAGACCTCGATGTCGAGCCGGACAGGCCGGGGTCGGGGACTTGCGGAAAGTGCTCGCGGTGCATGGATGCCTGCCCGACCGGCGCGATAAAAGCCCCCGGCGTCGTGGATGCGCGACTCTGTATCTCGTACCTGACGATAGAGAACCGGGGTGAGATACCCGTCGACCTTCGGGCGAGGATCGGCGACCGAGCCTTCGGCTGCGATATCTGTCAGGAGGTCTGCCCGTACAATAAAACAAAGGCCCGCATGAGCCGCTGGCCGGAGTTCTCGGCCGAGGCCGGAGCCGGCCCTTACCTTGACCTTCAGGAGATCCTCGCTCTCAGAACGAAGAAGGAGTTCGACCGGCGGTTCTCCGGGTCCGCAATAACCCGTCCCGGTCGCGCCGGGCTGGTTCGCAACTGCTGCGTTGTAGCCGGAAACCTGCGGCTGGAGCACTTGCTTCCCTCGCTTGTCGAGTGCCTCGTCGAGGACGAATCATCCGTCGTGCGCGGGCATGCGGCGTGGGCGGTCGGGGAGGTCGGGGGCGCGGCGGCGCTCCTTGCGCTGAAGACGGCTTCGGGGTCGGAGACGGACCCGTCGGTGCTGGAGGAGGTCCGGGCCGCCATCTTCCGTATTTCCGGGTAA
- a CDS encoding J domain-containing protein, whose translation MASQVNYYDVLGVRRNASRDEIRTAYRNLAKERHPDNPGGSAEAFSLLQEAHDTLSDPNRRKQHDQDLDLAFAATQLSDLDFSSLDDELAARRRQRGRRSSDDFDEGGSSGEGGPGLGERLRERFGRSRERAEQASSSRSSRSERGGGRGGGRRGRYEEPTAKWYEPQDFDPEPVTLQSGARAFIVAFLVFIVVGQLGIWANVPQTAGALSGISALAPFMTPVYVLAGLVVTYFAYKSAGYWAVALTFLAALVVGGSGGPEGLLQFISVGVLAFLAVIYFGNRRDARSRQR comes from the coding sequence ATGGCGAGTCAGGTCAACTATTACGATGTTCTCGGGGTCCGGCGCAATGCTTCGCGGGATGAAATCCGCACGGCTTACCGCAACCTTGCAAAGGAACGTCATCCGGACAACCCGGGCGGCAGCGCGGAGGCCTTCTCGCTTCTTCAGGAAGCGCACGACACGCTCTCCGACCCGAACCGAAGAAAACAGCACGATCAGGATCTCGACCTCGCCTTTGCAGCGACGCAGCTCTCGGACCTCGACTTCAGCTCTCTGGACGATGAACTCGCCGCCAGACGCAGGCAGCGCGGTCGTCGGAGCTCGGACGACTTCGATGAAGGCGGCTCGTCCGGCGAGGGCGGCCCCGGGCTGGGCGAGAGGCTGAGGGAACGCTTCGGGCGTTCGCGCGAGCGCGCCGAACAGGCTTCTTCCTCCCGGTCTTCAAGAAGCGAGCGGGGTGGCGGACGCGGCGGCGGTCGTCGCGGTCGCTACGAAGAACCGACGGCGAAGTGGTACGAGCCGCAGGACTTCGACCCGGAACCCGTAACCCTGCAGAGCGGGGCCCGGGCGTTTATCGTGGCGTTTCTTGTCTTTATCGTGGTCGGGCAGCTCGGGATCTGGGCAAACGTACCCCAGACCGCCGGCGCGCTCTCGGGGATCTCGGCCCTTGCGCCGTTCATGACGCCCGTCTATGTGCTGGCCGGGCTGGTGGTTACTTACTTTGCGTACAAATCCGCCGGATACTGGGCCGTCGCGCTTACCTTTCTGGCCGCGCTGGTCGTCGGTGGTTCCGGTGGGCCGGAGGGGCTGTTGCAGTTCATCTCCGTCGGGGTCCTTGCCTTTCTGGCCGTGATCTACTTCGGAAACCGCCGCGACGCCCGCTCAAGACAACGCTGA